The DNA region AAGTATATATACATTGTAGAACATAAAAAATATTTATGTAATAGCAACTGCAGCTGGTATAAAACATAATCCAATTAGTTAAGACAAGATAAATCATGTTGTATTAAATCAAAGTAAATAAGTTGTAAATATATTATTTAAAATATCAGTACATAAATCAATTAATAAAATTTAATATAGTCAAACCAGGCCTTTAATACACTTCAAAAATGTAATTTATAAAGGTCTAGTTTCCTACTGCCTTTTTTAGATAGTAGGTCAGTTATCTAAGCACTGGAATAACTATAAAAAATCCAGTAGGTTAGTTGAGCCAATGCATAAAATCAACTATAGGCACATTAAAACACTATACCCTTCTTTAGTGGTGCTTATGTAAGGTGAGGACTACCACTAAAGGTTCGGTAAGGTTGCTTGGCAGTATTTTTACTGGGTAGGCATTAACATTCTTATTTTTTGTAAGAACTTATAGGACAAGCGTTATAAGTTAAAAGTTAATGTTGAATTAGCAGTAAATAAGAAGGGTATTGATGGGGCAGGGCAAGGCTTTAAACCAACTGTAAATTAATAGTTTATCTACTTACTAGCAATTAAGATTTTTTATCTTTTTGCTTTTAGGTAGGTAAATTATATCTAAAACAAAAGCAGACATTACCCAAATGTAAGAGGTTTAATTTCATAGATTAAGTGTTTAATCAAAAAAAGTTAATTAAACAGGAGTTGAGATTATGAAATCAAGAAAAACAGGTATAAGTACAAGCTATATAGTAGATGTTGGAAAGAAGAATAAAGAGTGGAACAGGAAAGGTAAAGCAAAATGCATAGAGTGTAAATACTTACAGTTTGGTTATTATTGCAGTAAGAAGAGAAGAACCCCAGCATATGTGAATGAGAAAAGACAGTGTAAATCTTTTATCCGATGACTACCCACTCTAATATTTCCATCGCACTCTGTGAAAGCGACCAAATACAAAATAAATTTTGTTTTGTCTGCTTTTCTTCAAAGTGGGAGTCAAGAGTGGCTATGTCCCTGGATAACGATTTACCCTAAAGGACAACGATTTCTAAGTATCACAAACTGATACTAAGAACTCTGTTAGTAAGCATCAGATGGAATAAAGACTCCACCTGATAACAAGAACTCTGCTTATAAAAAAGAAATAAACCGTATGCTATTTACAGACATAAGGAAGTCCAATATTACTTTTGGGTTTTAGTTCTATATGGTCTGAAGAAGGCTCGAATTTCTTCAGCTAGAAGTCCTGGTTCTTCCATGGCAGTAAAATGCCCACCTCTAGCCATTGTGGTCCAACGAGTGATATTCAGATTACGCATAGCCCATTCTTTTGGCGGTAGCAATATGTCGGCTGGAAAAATAGCTATGCCTGTTGGTACTTCTATGTGCCCCATTGGAGGCAAAGAATGTGTGTTTTCATAATATATACCTGCTGATGATCCTATAGTATTTGTAATCCAATAGATCATTATATTAGTGAGTAGTTCATCTTCACTAATTTTTTGTCTTATATCACCATTACAATCGCTCCATGCAAGAAATTTTTCAATAATCCAAGCTGCCAAACCGACTGGTGAATCAGAAAGTCCGTATGCAAGAGTTTGTGGTTTTGTCGATTGAATAGACATATAACCTCCCTCATTGGAAATCCATACAGGAGCACTTTTCTTGTAGTGTAATTCTTCTTCTGAAAGTTCTATATTATCCTGAGAAGTCATGAGATCTCTAATAATACCGATATCAGTTAGATGAATTCCAATTAGAAGCTCTGGATGGCTCAATGCCAAATATCTTGTGACGCCAGAACCAATATCCCCACCTGCAGCAGCAAATTTGCTATAGCCAAGTTTTTCATTCATTAGTTTTGCCCAAAGCTCTGAAATATCATAATTGTTTATACTACTATGTTTAGGAAGGCTAGAGAAGCCAAATCCAGGTAGTGAAGGGACAATTACATCAAAAGAATCCTCTGGATCACCGCCGTGACTAGCAGGATCAGTGAGAAGAGGTATGATCTTTTGATAGCGTATATAACTGTCAGGCCATCCATGAGTAAGGATAATTGGTATAGGATTAGGCCCATTACCCTTCTCGTGGATGAAGTGAATATCTATTCCATCCACGTTACATTTAAATTGTGAAAAACGGTTTAACTGGCTTTCTTGTTTGCGCCAATCAAATTGTTCTCGCCAATAAGAAACCAGGGACTTCAAATAATTTATTTCAGTACCTCTTTCCCAACCTGAGCCTTCTAACTGATCTGGCCAGTGGATATGATCCAGCCTGTATTTTAAATCATCAAGTACTTCATCAGATACTTGGATATGGAAGGGTTCAATAGACATAATGATTCTCCTTTCAATAAGTTATAGCAAAATTTGTTAACCATAACTTTTCTTCAGTAATTATTAACAGTATATCATTTAAAAATTATGATACAATGTTATAAATGAAGCTTTAAACTATACTATTTGTTAATGGAGGAATATTTATGCCCCAAATGGACCGTCATAAGAATAGAACTGTATATATTGAATTTATTGCAGATGAAAGTTTTAATAATCTCCCATATAAGGAGAGATTCACTATAATTTTTATTACAAGTGGAAGTATGAATTTACAACTGAATGACTATCCCATAAAAATTGTTGCTCCAAGTATTCTTTGTTTGTCTATGGAGGATACCATACAAGTTTCCGAAAAGCAAAATGTATCTTCACAGTCATTTTGTTTCCATCCTGATTTTATTAATACAGCCCATTTTTCTGAATCCCAGGGCTATATGTCAACCAGTTTAAAAATAGAAACAGGTCTTTCGCTTTTTAAAAAATATAATATTCATAATGGGTTATATACTGTAACTGAGAAATCCTATCCCAAATTATATGAGTGGTTCTTTGTTATAGGAACAGAAGTATATGCACAGAGCGATTCATTTTGGGTGTGCAGAATAAAAAAGTACCTAATACAAATATTAGGGTTACTTGAAGAGTTGAGCCACCATAGCGAACAATCACCTGTTGGCTTAGTTTTGGAATATATACACACAAACTATTCTGATAAAATAAGTTTAGAAGACTTAACAAGATGTGCTCATTTGAATCGCGTGTCACTAAATAAAATGTTTCAGGATTTATGTGGATGTACAGCAATGGGATACTTATTGTCATATCGTTTAAAAGTTGCAGAGAATCTTCTGACGCATACAGGTATGAGCTTGAACGAAATTGCACGTGCTACTGGGTTTGAGTATGATACGTACTTTATAAAACAATTTACTGCTAAAAGAGGTATGACTCCAACGGAATTTCGGAATACCTCGCGTGAGTTTGCATATTACCAATAAAAATCAAATGTTGCGTAATGGTAGATGGCAAATGATGGCTGAGCCCATCAATTATGACCGTCCTGTTTCAGGAATAAGTCTGGCTGGTTCATTTGCAGATGCATGGTGTCGTCAAAATCAAGAAGATACTATTGGCTTAATTCCTTGTGCTGAAGGTGGAAGCTCACTGGATGAATGGGCTGTAGATCAAGCACTTTTTAGACACGCAATAACTGAAGCTAAATTTGCTATGCAGAACAGTGAGTTAACAGGAATTCTATGGCATCAAGGAGAAAGTGATGGTATTCATATTGATGCAATTTCTCAAAGAAAATTTGGTTTAAGATATTTTGAAGCCTTTTTTAATAAGCAACATGTATTGAAGCCATTAATTAATGAAAATGAGTTGATAAATCTTAATCATGCTAGAACATATACCAAAGTAGAAAAGATGTATATAAAAAGTATGGATTTGGCGTTAGGGAAAATATCATATGATGAATTCGAATCTCAACTCATACAAATCAACAATGGTTAAACTTTATAATTATGAAATAACTATTAGCATAATTTTGATGAAGAATATAAAGAAGGTGTTTTTTTGATACCATTACTAATTTTAGGTTTATTAAAACAAAATCCAGGTTCTTACGGATACGAATTATTAGCCTTAATGAAAGAGAGACACTATAAATATATAGTAAATTTCACTAAAGGGTCATTCTATTATAATCTTCAACAATTAGAAGAAAAGCAATATATTAAAAAAGTTGACCAATTAGACAATACTAGAGAGACGCATAATTATATCATCACTGAACTAGGGGATAAAGAATTTGAAAAATTGATGTACAAGTATGGCTCTAAGACAGAGTATATAAACTTATCTTTTTATGCAGCAATGTTATTTGCTAATGAATATAAAAGCGAGGATCTAACAAAACTAATAGAAATACAAATCGAACAAACTAAAAAGAAAATTTCATTATTAGAACAATCTCTTCAGCATTATGAAACTATACCTACTTATTTTAAAAAAATGTTGGAAAATTCACTTTCTCATCATTTAGTAAATGTTCAATGGTTTGAAGGATTGTTAAAAGATATAAGAAATGAAAATTAATTGAATTCATGCACTTTACGAGCTTTTTTAACTTTAACATAAATGGAGAGGATTTTAGAAATAAAGAAGTCATTCAGGGTGTTAAGGTAAGAGTTGGAATTTAATATGGTGTAAGTGGAGATGTCAACCAACAATACTAATTAAAATTATTGTTGATTGACATTTTTTCATACATAATTATTTTAACTAAATATTTTATAGGATATAATATAGGAATAAAGCTTTTATAAGGAGCGGTTAATATGTGTGATAAAGCAAATAATTATGATTACAATAAATTCTTACAAATATTAAAAGAAACAAAGGGAATACATAATTCATTAAATGAGTTGTTAAAATATGATTTTATATATCATTCTAATAAAATAGAAGGTAGTACATTTACTACTGAAGCTTTGCAAATGTTGTTTGAAAAAAATATAGTCATGGGAACACATACATTAGATGATGTTCAGGAAACGGTTAATTCTTTTTATACTTTTGACTTAGTTATTGAATGTCTAGGGGAAAAAATTACTGTAGAAATGATAAAAGAGTGGCATTCCAGTTTAATGTATAGAACAAGATTATATGATATGGGACTTGCTGGAGTATTTAAAAAATATCCTAATAAAATATTGGGAGCAGATTTTGATACAGCTAATCCATGGGAGACAGAAGCGAAAATAATTGCTTTGGTTAGTAATTTTAACTGTTTAAAAAACATAACTCTAGAAGATATAGCAAAATTCCATGTTGAATTTGAAAAAATTCATCCTTTTCAAGATGGTAATGGAAGAATTGGACGATTTGTGTTTTTAAAGCAATTACTAGATAATAGATTACCACTTCAGTATATGAATGGAGATACTTCTGATGATTATAAGAAAGCACTAGCTAATTGCAGAAATGATGATGTAAGTTCATTAATACATTATATAAAAAAACAGAGAGATTTTATTTATGATAATATAAATATGTTTTGAATAGATTAAGGGAAATACTGTGAAAGGTAACTGTGACCTTTAAATTTCATAGTTTATACAAAAAAGAACTTTTAGAGCCGGAGATAGCAAAAAAAGTAATTTCAAAAATAGCTAAAGGAATTAATTCTTTAGAAGATATGCTTTTAAGAAATGCATTAGTAGCTGATGAAAGACTGGCTTACAAAGGTATACGAAAAATTATGGTTGATAATTATATTATATTCTATATTGTTACTGAGGATAGTAAAACAGTTACAATTATTAGAATACTATATGGAAGACGTGATTGGATTAATTTATTATAAATTGGATTATTAGCAGGGATTTAACCCTGTTTTTTCTTTCCTAAAATAGAAAGCAATTTCATAACTATGAATAAATTAATATTTTAAAATAAGTTGCGAGGGATTTTTTCCCACAAGCAACTTCCACACACTACATTATTTTTTTATACAGTGGTATAATAATTTATATTAAATTACAAAAGGGAAGAAATATTATGGAAGAATCAAAGCTTATGGAAATAATAAAGAAAAATCCTTATGCCATAGCACATATAGATAATCCTACAGATGAGATGAAGCTATTGGCAGTTAAAAAAAATGGACTTGCACTAAAAAATATAAATAACCCAAGCAAAGAGATACAGGAAGCAGCTATAGAAAATAATGGAAGAGCTATTGAATTTATAGATAACCCTTCAGAAGATATGAGGATAAAAGCAATAAATTCTGGGTGGACTAATTTGGAGTTTATTAGGAATCCAACGGATAAATTAATTGAATTGGCTATAAATCAAGCTGGATGGGCTATTAAATATATTGATAATCCAAGTGAGGAATTGCAGTTGTTGGCTGTAAGAAAAAATTACGAGTCATTAAAGTTTATTAAAGAGCCCTCTGATCGTGTACAAGAAGAGGCTGTAAAAATAAGCTATGACGCATTGAGATATATAAGTTCACCTTCTTATAATGCACAGCTTATGGCTGTAAAGAATAATTACAAGGCTATTAATCTTATAAACAATTTAGATAAGAATAAAATATTGGAATTTTTAAAGGTAAATTTTTTAGTGATTAAATATTTTATTAAAGAAATAACTAAAGAGGAATTAGAACAACTGTTAAAGGATCAATTGTCAAAGGAAGATGTTGATGAAAAATATGTGAGAGAGTTTTTAAATTATAGCAATATGGATAAGAATAATCACATTATACCAGAGGATAAGATAATGTTTATTTATAAATACGGAAGTAAAAAAGCTAAAAAAATAACTGTAGATGAAAAGCTGAAAATTGTATAGGGGGCGAGTACAATGAATTTTACAGATACATTAAAAAGTGTTGATTTAGTACTAGCTACTGGGGAAGTTCCATTAATAGTTGGTGAAAGCGGAATAGGAAAAACGGCTTTAGCAAGACAAATTGCTGAAGAAAATAATTTTAGTTTAGTTGTAATTGACGGTAATCTCCTTAAAGAAGGTGAAATAGGCGGCCTTCCAACTATAGAAGCATATGAAAAAGTTAATAATAAGGGAGAAAAGGAACTAAAGAAAACCACGGTATATGCAGTGCATAATAGGCTAAGGGAAATTGATGAAGAAATATCCAAAGGCAAAACAGTTCTTTTATTTATAGATGAGATAAATCGTTGTGAACATACAGTACAACAGGAGCTTATGAATTTAATATTAAATAGAGAAATTAATGGATATAAGCTGCATAAAAGTGTAAAAATATTGGCAGCTATGAATCCTTCAAGTAAATATGGCTATGATTATCAGGTTGTAGATATGGATACAGCACAGGAAAACAGATTTGTATGGCTATATATGGAGCCTGACCATATTAAGTGGTTAGATTGGGCAGCAAATGCAGGAATTGAAGAAAAGGTTATAGAGTTTATCGGAGCCTTTCCGGAATATTTATATAAAATAAATGAAGATGATATAATGGCAACTCCAAGAAGCTATGAGAGAATTTCTGCTGCTTATAAAATTTATAAAGATAAAAAATCTTCAATACCTAGAGCTGTTTTTTTAAATGTTATAAAAGGGAATGTAGGAAAATTAATTGCTGAAGAGTTTGTCAGCTTTATTGAATCAGATTATAATCCACTAATATCTTATGAAGATGTTTTTTCAGGAGATTCTCTTAATGAAGCTATTATAGAAAGAATAAAAAACGAAAGTCATACAAGACTTTATCTATCTGCAAAAAATATTCTAAAAAATTTGGAAGCAAATATAAACAATAATAATTATGATTCAGATTATTATATTAACAGACTTAATGAGCTTTTAAAAATATATCCTGCAGATTTAAGGATAGGAATTATGAAGGATATTAGAAACAGTTATAGTGAAATATACAAACATGTCATTGAAAATGAAACTTTTGTAGAATCCTATTTTGAATCCTATAATTTAATAAGGTGATAGTGTATGGAAAGTAATTTTGAGGATCAGGTAAAAGAACTTTACGAAAAAGCAAATAAAATTGCAGATGTTTCTTTTAAAACAAATTATAAGAATAGTAAAGCTGATAAAGATGTACTAGAAGATTTTGAAAAAGAGTTTTTTAGCCTTGCAGATAAAGTTAATTTAGGTCTTATGGAGGACAAAGATAATTTTTATGGATATTTTTTGTTTCAGATGTCAAGAAAGATAAGATTTGATATAAGCAGCCCTACTGCTGTTAATTTTAAAGGAGCTAAATATGTTATATATTTTAATCCCATAATTTTTCTGAATCTTAATATAAATCAAATGGAAACCACCATCAAACACGAAATACTCCATATATTATCCATGCACTTAATACGAGCAAAAGAATTTAAAAGAAACTATAGTACACTGGCTGTTAATATGGCAATGGACATAGTGGTAAACACATATTTAGATAATTTGCCCCCATATTCCACTACTTTAGATTGGGTAAATTTAAAGTATGATTTAAAACTCTTGCCCTATAAGCCCTTTGAATATTATGTAGAAAAACTTCAAATTGCCATAGATTTAGCAGCAGAAGAAGGTAAAGATGGACCAGAGGATCATGGTGGTAAAGATGAAAAAACAGAAACTGAATATAATCCTGAAAACACCCATGACATTTGGGAGGATTCAAGTGAAATAGATGAAAAAACACTTAAAGAATTTACTGAGAAGTTTATCAATAGTTCTCAAAAGGGTACAATTCCTCATTATTTAGACAGTATGATATCATCACTTAAAAACAGTAACGGTGAGCTGCCTTGGAATTTATATCTTAAAAGGTTAATGGGAACTGTTCCTAGCAATAAAAAGAAAACTATAACTAGAAGAAACAGAAGGCAGCCTGACAGGATGGATTTAAGAGGACAACTTAGAAATCATAAGGCAAAAATTGCTGTTGCTATTGATATAAGCGGAAGTATTAGTGATGAAGAATTTAATCAGGCCATTAAAGAGATAATTAGTATAGTAAAAAACTATAATCATGAAATTACTGTCATAGAATGTGACAATGAAATCAGACGGGTGTATAAAATCAAATCCGTAAAGGATATAAGAGATAGAATGAAAATAAGAGGTGCTACCAGATTTAACCCTGTTTTTGAATATGCTAATAATAATAACATTAATTTGTTAGTGTACTTTACCGACGGTAAAGGTGAAGATAAGCTTCAAGCAGTACCTAGAGGATATAAAACTTTATGGGTTATTTCCGGAAGAGGAGACAAGCTTTCTCTGAGGGAACCTTATGGGGTAGTAAAAAAACTTAATAATATTGAAGCAAGGGATGATATACCAAGTATTAATGAATGTATAAGAAGCGGATATTCCATGATGAACCAGGAACCAGAGCAGATTTAAATAACTTTTTTTACAAGTATATTAGTCCTTAGTGTACAAAAAAGTCCATTACTACCTCCATTTGCTTTCTCCTTATAGGATATTAATTTTTATTTTTAGCAAGGGGTGACTTCCAGTCATTTCCTAGCACCTCTGAGGTTTTAACAGAAACTGGAAGTTTCTGTTTGACAACGGAAAGACGCACACAGAAAATAGACAAGCTGTTTGAAAATGTCTGCATCATAGAAAGTGAGATGGGGGTGGCATTAAGTCTTGAATAAAAAATATTATAAGTTGATTAGACTGAATAAATTCATAGTCGTAACTTTAATTGTTATAATAACTTTAACAATATGGGGTATTTCTAAAGTTGTAAATTCACCAAAAAATGTTATTGAACCAGGTACTAAAGAGATAATAAATAAAAAATCCAATAATGTAAATATTTATTATAACATTACCTTTGGTGATAAAATAAAAAATGCTAACCCTGATATCATAAATGCAGCAGTACAGGGTATGTTTGATTATTATTGCAATGAACATAATAATGCTATAAATAAAATGAATACATATGTACTCATTATGGATGTAAAAAAAATTGTTATGGAAGATGAGTGGAAAGTTGATTTTGTTGCAGAGGAAAAAGAAAATGATACTTATCCTACAATTGGATATAGTGTTGTTACTGTAGAAAAACAAAAATCGGGTGGTTATAAAGGGATCATAATAAATCCTGGAGGTCCCAGTATTAGAATAACAAGGTGAAACTAAATACTGTCCAACTATCAGACAAGTTTTATTTGATTGCATATTTAACACCTCTGTAAAATTGTTGACAAAATTACAAAGATACAAACAGCTGGAGAAATAAAAAGCATGTTCATTAGGCTAATAATCTATAGATAAATAGTAATTTGTAAGGGAGATAAATAAATGGTTTTATTAGTAGTTGATACACAAAAGTTAATAACAAATGAAAAATTATATGAATTTAATGCATTTGTGTCAAATGTAGAGAAAATAATTGGTACAGCAAGGCAGAATAATATAGAAATAATATATGTACGTCATGATGATGGTCCTGAAAGTGAACTAACAAAAGGAACTGAAGGTTTTGAAATATATGAAAAATTTAAACCGTCTAAAGAAGAAAAAATATTTGATAAAAAAGTGAATAGTGTTTTTAAGGATACTGGTTTATTAGAATATTTAAGAAGTAAAGGAGAAAAAGATATAATTATTGTAGGACTTCAAACAGACTATTGTATTGATGCTACTATGAAATGTGGATTTGAACATGGATTTCATATGATAGTTCCAGCTTATTCAAATACAACAGTTGATAATAAGTTTATGTCAGCAGAGCAAACATACCAATATTACAATGAATTTATGTGGAATGGTAGATATGCGGAATGTATTTCACTGGATGAAACACTCAAAATTATGAGATAGTTAAAATATTAAAAAACATTCTAAAAAGCCATGGAGAAGTAATATGGAATTATGCTAATGGCATAGATAATTCAAAAGTTAGAAAAAGTAATTATATTAAAGTATGGCAACAAAGCTATTAAGAGGTCATGCTTTTTACATTCAGGTTTAAGTTCAATGTGTGGAGGGGTAGGTGAAGAGGATTATCCTTTGATGAGTTCTAGGCTATAGGGGAGATGATTGTATTGAAAAAAGTTTTTTTGATAATGTGTGTATCAGTTCTATTGCTTATTAGTTTTGGATGTTCATATAATAAATCAACTAGTAATATGGCAGGTGAAGCTAAAGAAAGCATTAGTGGACCAATAGTTCAAAATGGAAATTGGCTATATGAGTCTGGTAAATTATCAAAAATTAATACGAACGGAACAAATAAGAGTTATATTGGACATGCATATGGAAGTATTATTGATGTAGTTGATAATTGGATTTATTATGTTGATGGAACTATGGGACAAATAGGAAGTAATGGTATATACAAAATAAAGGATAATAGAGTAATTAAGTTAACAAGTGACGATTATATTCTTGAAGCTGTTTTTTACAAAGGATCAATATATTATGCATTGGGTTCTGAGATGGGAGAAAATAATATAGTAAAAGGTGGACTATATAAAATTGATAGTAATGGAAAAAATAAAGTCCAAATTTCTGATCAGCTGGTAAGTAATATTAATATTTCTGGTAATTGGATCTATTATAGTGGTGTAAGCTCTGTTACTAAAGGCAATATAATTAGCGGAGAAAATTCAGGTATATTTAAAATAAATACTGATGGTACTCACAAAACAAAAATTTATAATAAAACAGCGAAATTCTTAAAGGTAAGTGGTGATAATATTTATTTTAGCAACTCAGATGATGAATGCAAATTATATAAGATTAATACTGATGGTACAAATGAGAAAAAACTAAATGATGATAATAGCTGGGATATCGTAGTGTCAGGTAATTGGATATACTATGCTGATAATCCTTACGATGGACATACTCTTATGAGGCTTCCCCTTGACCAGACAAGAGGAGACATTTATAAAATTACTATTGATGGAAATGAAAGAACTAAGCTAAACAGTGAGGCCAGCAGATTAACTGAAGTATTAGATGGATGGATATATTATAGTAGTTGGTCTGATAGAGAACTTTATAAAATGAAATTGGACGGTAGCAGTAAACTACTTGTAAAGTAAATATTGTTATAATGGGATATAAATATTTGCAAAAGTAATTGATAAATTATTTTTAAAAGATATTGATTCTACCTGTCCATTTTGTTCGTTTAATATCTGCTATTATCATAGTACAGAAATTTATAAAATTTAAAATATTGGATATAGCTTCTGAGGATATTGCCTTGGGAACTTTTTATTTTGGAGGAATAGATATGGCTATTCATAAATGTAGAAAATGCATATGGAGCAATAAAATCAGTAATAGCCTTTTATATTGTATTTTCCCAAGGTACATTATGATAGGAGAAGTATCAAGTCAGTATTTCACAAGTCAAAAATATTTCTAAAACAATCTTAGGGAAAAAAGATAAATAAAAATTTCTTGAATCAATGTAATTTTGTTGAAATAAGTATATATACATTGTAGAACATAAAAAATATTTATGTAACAACAACTGCAGCTGGTATAAAACATAATCCAATTAGTTAATACAATATAAATCATGTTATATTAAATCAAAGTAAATAAGTTGTAAATAAATTATTTAAAAATATCAGTACATAAATCAATTAATAAAATTAAATATAGTCAAACCAGGCCTTTAATACATTTTAAAAATGGAATTTATAAAGGTTTAGTTTCCTATTGTCTTTTTTAGATAGTAGGTCAGTTATCTAAGCGCTGGAATAACTATAAAAATATCCAGTAGGTCAGTTGAGCCAATGCATAAAATCAACTATAGGCACATTAAAACATGTTGCATTAGCAGTAAATAAGAAGGGTATTGATGGGGCAGGGCAAGGCTTTATACCAACTGTAAATTAATAATTTATCTACTTACTAGCAATTAAGATTTTTTATCTTTTTGCTTTTAGGTAGGTAAATTATATCTAAAACAAAAGCAGACATTACCCAACTGTAAGATGTTTAATTCCATAGGTTAAGTGTTTAATCAAAAAAAGTTAATTAAACGGGAGTTGAGATTATGAAATCAAGAAAAACAGGTATAAGTACAAGCTATATTGTAGATGTTGGAAGAAAGAATAAAGAGTGGAACAGGAAAGGTAAAGCAAAATGCACAGAGTGTAAATATCTACAGTTTGGTTATTATTGTAGTAAGAAGAGAAGAACTCCAGTATATGTGAATGAGAAAAGACAGTGTAAATCTTTTATAAAAAATCAATGAATTTGTTCTTTAATATGACAGACTGTCATCAAGTTAAAAATGGTATAATGGCAATGTATAAAAAAATGACTGGGGGAACTTTTCATGAGTGCATGTTTATGGCCTGGAAAAAATCAAATGATGCAACTGTATCATGACAAAGAGTGGTGTGTACCAAGCCATGATGATTCATATATATTTGAAATGCTTACATTAGAAGGTGCTCAATCAGGATTATCATGGAATATCGTACTTTCCAAAAGAGAAAATTATAAAAAAGCTTTCCACAATTTTGATATTGCCTATTGTTCAAAGTTAAGTGACGAAAAATTAGAAAGCATAAGAGAGCAATACAATGTTATTAAAAATCTATCAAAACTTAAATCTGTAAGAAGCAATGCCTTAGCAGTCATCAATATACAATTAGAATTTGGAAATTTTTCAAATTTTTTATGGCGCTATGTTGATTTTATTCCGGTAATAAGCAATTGGGAATCCGATGGACATATTCCTGCTCAGACTATTTTATCGGAACAAATC from Clostridium pasteurianum BC1 includes:
- a CDS encoding epoxide hydrolase family protein; the encoded protein is MSIEPFHIQVSDEVLDDLKYRLDHIHWPDQLEGSGWERGTEINYLKSLVSYWREQFDWRKQESQLNRFSQFKCNVDGIDIHFIHEKGNGPNPIPIILTHGWPDSYIRYQKIIPLLTDPASHGGDPEDSFDVIVPSLPGFGFSSLPKHSSINNYDISELWAKLMNEKLGYSKFAAAGGDIGSGVTRYLALSHPELLIGIHLTDIGIIRDLMTSQDNIELSEEELHYKKSAPVWISNEGGYMSIQSTKPQTLAYGLSDSPVGLAAWIIEKFLAWSDCNGDIRQKISEDELLTNIMIYWITNTIGSSAGIYYENTHSLPPMGHIEVPTGIAIFPADILLPPKEWAMRNLNITRWTTMARGGHFTAMEEPGLLAEEIRAFFRPYRTKTQK
- a CDS encoding helix-turn-helix domain-containing protein, encoding MPQMDRHKNRTVYIEFIADESFNNLPYKERFTIIFITSGSMNLQLNDYPIKIVAPSILCLSMEDTIQVSEKQNVSSQSFCFHPDFINTAHFSESQGYMSTSLKIETGLSLFKKYNIHNGLYTVTEKSYPKLYEWFFVIGTEVYAQSDSFWVCRIKKYLIQILGLLEELSHHSEQSPVGLVLEYIHTNYSDKISLEDLTRCAHLNRVSLNKMFQDLCGCTAMGYLLSYRLKVAENLLTHTGMSLNEIARATGFEYDTYFIKQFTAKRGMTPTEFRNTSREFAYYQ
- a CDS encoding PadR family transcriptional regulator, encoding MIPLLILGLLKQNPGSYGYELLALMKERHYKYIVNFTKGSFYYNLQQLEEKQYIKKVDQLDNTRETHNYIITELGDKEFEKLMYKYGSKTEYINLSFYAAMLFANEYKSEDLTKLIEIQIEQTKKKISLLEQSLQHYETIPTYFKKMLENSLSHHLVNVQWFEGLLKDIRNEN
- a CDS encoding Fic family protein, whose amino-acid sequence is MCDKANNYDYNKFLQILKETKGIHNSLNELLKYDFIYHSNKIEGSTFTTEALQMLFEKNIVMGTHTLDDVQETVNSFYTFDLVIECLGEKITVEMIKEWHSSLMYRTRLYDMGLAGVFKKYPNKILGADFDTANPWETEAKIIALVSNFNCLKNITLEDIAKFHVEFEKIHPFQDGNGRIGRFVFLKQLLDNRLPLQYMNGDTSDDYKKALANCRNDDVSSLIHYIKKQRDFIYDNINMF
- a CDS encoding type II toxin-antitoxin system RelE/ParE family toxin, which gives rise to MTFKFHSLYKKELLEPEIAKKVISKIAKGINSLEDMLLRNALVADERLAYKGIRKIMVDNYIIFYIVTEDSKTVTIIRILYGRRDWINLL
- a CDS encoding ATP-binding protein, producing the protein MNFTDTLKSVDLVLATGEVPLIVGESGIGKTALARQIAEENNFSLVVIDGNLLKEGEIGGLPTIEAYEKVNNKGEKELKKTTVYAVHNRLREIDEEISKGKTVLLFIDEINRCEHTVQQELMNLILNREINGYKLHKSVKILAAMNPSSKYGYDYQVVDMDTAQENRFVWLYMEPDHIKWLDWAANAGIEEKVIEFIGAFPEYLYKINEDDIMATPRSYERISAAYKIYKDKKSSIPRAVFLNVIKGNVGKLIAEEFVSFIESDYNPLISYEDVFSGDSLNEAIIERIKNESHTRLYLSAKNILKNLEANINNNNYDSDYYINRLNELLKIYPADLRIGIMKDIRNSYSEIYKHVIENETFVESYFESYNLIR
- a CDS encoding vWA domain-containing protein, whose translation is MESNFEDQVKELYEKANKIADVSFKTNYKNSKADKDVLEDFEKEFFSLADKVNLGLMEDKDNFYGYFLFQMSRKIRFDISSPTAVNFKGAKYVIYFNPIIFLNLNINQMETTIKHEILHILSMHLIRAKEFKRNYSTLAVNMAMDIVVNTYLDNLPPYSTTLDWVNLKYDLKLLPYKPFEYYVEKLQIAIDLAAEEGKDGPEDHGGKDEKTETEYNPENTHDIWEDSSEIDEKTLKEFTEKFINSSQKGTIPHYLDSMISSLKNSNGELPWNLYLKRLMGTVPSNKKKTITRRNRRQPDRMDLRGQLRNHKAKIAVAIDISGSISDEEFNQAIKEIISIVKNYNHEITVIECDNEIRRVYKIKSVKDIRDRMKIRGATRFNPVFEYANNNNINLLVYFTDGKGEDKLQAVPRGYKTLWVISGRGDKLSLREPYGVVKKLNNIEARDDIPSINECIRSGYSMMNQEPEQI